Within the Phaseolus vulgaris cultivar G19833 chromosome 9, P. vulgaris v2.0, whole genome shotgun sequence genome, the region CAAGGTCTAGACGATCTTCCTTTAGCAGGTTTATCCATTCTTGAGGACAGTGAGGCCTCCAGGTTTCCTTCTTCCAAAGGaagtaaatatataataaacgAGCAGGAGGAAATATCTCAACCGCATAATAATGGCAATAGCTTTGCAGATAAAATGGGATTTTCCCATTCAAGCTACAGGGAGGACCCGTCTTCAACAAGCTTTTTGAATGCTATGGCAAAGCCTTGGGAGGGGTCAATTGGGAGTGCTGACCAGCGTATTAGCAGTGGTCAAGAGGGGTTTGCTTATGATGACAACACTAGACATGGATACTTAAATGATGTTTTGGCTGAAAATGCAATTATGGATGATACTGATTTGAATCCTTTGGAGTTTTTAGCTTCTCTGTTCCCTGGTTTTGCAGCAGAAAGCCTCGCAGAAGCTTACTTTGCCAATGGATGTGATTTACATATGACCACTGAGATGCTCAGTCAGTTAGAGGTAGGttgattttaatataataactgGCATGCTGTGAAAATGTATGTGTTGTCACTTATATTTATGGTCAATATCTATTCTGCTTGTTGCAATGCAGTATGCTCTACAGCATTTGAATaaacttctcagcaaacacatatAGGAGAAGAACATCAAGTGAATTGAGGTAAAATGAATCAAACTTCTCCCATGAATTAAAATCAACTCATTTCCCCAACTTTTTTAGAATCTCCTTCATTTAACTTTTCCACGAGTTGATTTCAATTTATGGTAAAAGCTTGACTCATCTTActccttaattatttttttattcttctcttGTATGTTTTTGTTGAGAAGTTTATCCATATTAGCTCTTAGTACAAAGCTAAGTATCATGGGATGGATACGAAGTATTTAGAGCAATACCTGTCCCTTGTTTTGGCAGGGAAGATCCGGCTCCCTATAAAGTTGTGAAGTGATTCAGGTCCAACCTACCTCTAGCTTCGAGTTTCTAATTGCAGTTTCCTGGTACTGGGGGGAGGGTGTTGTTAGAGATGGCAgtcttgtttttttaattttgatctATACTCTGATTTAAACTGTGATGACAGTCCCCTGCTTCATGTTATCAATGGGCCATTTTCGTTTTGTTACACACGCAGATATTTGTATATGATCAAACAGTACAATTTGTTCTCCATTTCGTGGATACCATAGTCATCTCTTATGATTAGTAATTATTTctctggaattttttttatcctagGAACTTTATGTTGATAATCTCTCTCTCTTCACCTGTTCAAATTTGTAACAGCTTCAAGTTGATGGTGGTTTCAATCAAAATCTGAATTCAAAGACTCTGTCAGCTCCCAATCTCAGTGCAATGGAGTTTCCTGCACTTACTTCACCAGATGGCCAGGCTGCTTCAGTTAAATATGTGGTTGACAATGTCCAGCAAAGTGGAAATCTTTACCAGTCATTTGACAGTGATGTTATGCTTTTCAAATCTAGCTCTTCAATTCCATCTAGAGGTGCTGTTGACTTTGCTTCCGCTGTTAGAAAGTTGGCTTCTCAGGATTCTGGTGGTATTTGGAAGTATGACAAGAATGGCTCTGGTGATGCTGCTATAGGTTCAAGTAGGAATTCAAATGTTTTGGGTAGTGGCTACAATGGTGTACAGGCGAGAGCACACTTTGGTGATCGATTGCAGAACCGTGGTTCAGCTCGAGCAGCTCCTATTTGGCTTGAAACCGGTGATGCCGTTGGTAAGTACTTATGTTTATATGCTTCAATTGTGGGATGTTTTCTCTGTGCACTATTTTCGTTAACAGTTTTGCATGGCAGCGAATATGTATTCAGAGCTGCGGGAAGAGGCTCGTGATCATGCATGCTTACGCAATGCATATTTTGAGCAGGTGTGTCTTCAAATACATGCTTTGATGAAGTACTGgctatcaaaatttaaaataatgattttggCTACACACCTCTTGATTGGTTCTATTGGCATTCCCTTGACTTTTTCAACTCCTTTTTGTGTGTGTTTAACTTTAGATATTCAAGTTGAGACTGTTGGGATGATAGTAGTTCaagaataaaataacaaaatctcTTCCGGAGGCATTTGTCTTGAATCTATTTCTTCATTTGATTTTAATTGGTTTCTAATTTGAAACAGGCTCGTCAAGCTTATCTTATCGGTAATAAAGCCCTAGCAAAGGAACTAAGTGCTAAAGGGCAACTTCACAACATGCATATGAAGGCAGCTCACGGAAAAGCTCAAGAATCCATTTACCGTCAGAGGTTTGTTGTTCCCCAATGCTTCCCTTCCTGCTCTACGTTTTAGTTTggattataaaaaaacttataccCCCTGTGTCCCAATTAGGGATGGAAAATGAACCCACGGGTATTGTCGAAACCCTTCCTGATTTTGATAGGGAATTCCTGCATTGGCTGGGTATGGGTACGATTAATACCCGAACTTTTAAATTGGGCACGGGGACATGAATGAGTATGTAGACAATACCCGTTCCCGTTCTTATACCCTTTAAATTACTAACACACTTTTGATTTAAAAGGTAATTTAAAAAACTTGTATTAACTTTTTTTGTCCTTAGTTTTGTAACTTATTTATAGGATAAATAGTTGATTATTTTGACTCTTTGTATGATTATTTGATATTTcttcaattattatttgatacttttattttatatttatactgTTATAATTTCTTTCTTGATAGTTgacattgaaaaaaataataatatcattttatattgAATACTTAATGatatcaagttttttttttctgttaagTTTTATCTTCTGTGAAAcagttatttaattaatatttgaaacAATAAGGAAGTTGGTATATCCGTTCCTCGATAGAGATGAAAATAGACAAAAATTTCATACCATGAAAATAGACAAAAAATTTCATACCCAATAGAGATAGAGATGAAAATGAGACAAAAATTTCATAACCGATAGAGATGATAGAGATGAAGATGGGCATGGGATAGTTAAACCCATCCCGCACCCTATTTCTTGTTTAAGGTTGTTCCACCCAAACTAAGGAAACATTAAATTCGTTAATCTTCAATGCAATTTTACTCCTTCTATCCCTATTATACCCCTTTCAGCTTTCTCTAgccatattaattaaattaaattgttgcACTTTTATAACCCAAATGCACCATTTATTTGTTCTCTATTTGTTGCACTTGTTCTCTCTCCATATCAATGATAAGAAATATTTGTACTAAgtactatttttgtttttctctctcACTAATTATTACTACAAGTAGTAcctcattttattttctaatgcactattttatttttttatctttcgaAAGagttattattgataaaaattaaaCTTCCCTCCATAATTTTGTATCTGAAAATTTTTGGTGACTTAATATTTGTAATGCCATTTGAACTTCTCTCCTTTAAATTTAAATCCTGGTCAATATAATCGTAGATTTTCGGTCAGAAATAGGTCACACGTGAAAACTTTTCTCAATGTGATATAAGTACTCTTTATCCacgaaaaaattattttatgtttaaacaattttcaaagcataataaaatagaaataagggtataatttatttaatgttcaaacaatttccaaagcataataaattataaacaagggtataattgaaaaaaaggtTATGTTatcttgaaattttaaaaatgacgAGTAAAAGGATAAACTTTTCTTTCCTAAAGCGACTATTGTATAGGATCAAAGGGAGTTCCTTCTGCCTCCCACCCCCCAGCAATCTGTTATGTATGTTTAATGACACGAAAGAGTTCCTTCTGATGAGCTGTCTTTACCCTTTTTCATACTGACCACCTGTTTCTTTTCCTCAAATGTTTTTTGTTGCCAACGTCATGTCGGTCTGAAGGACAGTTATTGTCTCTCACTTATTTAAGATGTGTGAACAATCTGAACCCCTAAAAGTAGAATTTTGTGATGACAATTTGTTACCTGACTGCCCTTAGAAGAAATGCTTGAGTTGTGAACTTGTGAGTATTTTTAATCCATGGAGAACATTAGCACGACCTTTGTCTTGGTCATCTGGTAAATGTTTCTCTCTAGAATGGCTACCTGGAGTATCATGCTATATTATTGTACGAACTCGAATGTTTATTTACATTGCTCTAAAGTTTTGGGTTCTGCCTGAGTCATTGCAAGTGTTgattttttcagaaatcaagttGCTTCAGAGATGCAGGGCAATGGAAGAGGACACGAGAGGATAATAGACCTACATGGGTTGCATGCGAGTGAAGCCATTCATGTGCTGAAACATGAGTTGAGTGTGCTGAAAAGCACTGCCATAGCTGCTGAGCAGCGTTTGCAGGTGTATATTTGTGTGGGCACAGGTCATCACACTAGGGGTTCCCGCACTCCTGCAAGACTTCCAATAGCTGTACAGCGTTTTCTTCTTGAAGAGGGCATTGATTTCACGGAACCTCAGCCAGGCCTACTTCGCGTTGTGATATATTGAGGCAGTCAAGGATGTGTACAAGTTTTTTGACACGGTATAAAGTCCGCAATCACGGACATTTTAGTCATTGTTGTATCTGTATATGCCCGAAGAACaggaaaaaaagagagaaaaaagcaGTTAGGGGAGAAGGAAAGAGGAGGTTGTAGCAGAATTGTATCATTAAGATTTAGCGACGACATAAGATTTACATTAGTAAGCAGGACTTCACATTATGGGattattttccttttgttaattttgtacCCTAATTTTCATTTCCTTGTTAAATTCCATTTTTACCATTTTCAATCAGATGTAACTGATAGGACTCAATTACGCATAGAACAATTGATTTTGCAAATTAGATTCAATGCCAAACAATTTACTGCGATGATGGTCGGTATTACCTGGGTCATTAGAACTTCTCATGTAAATAAGGAAACCAAAAAGTATGCAGGACccaaaatataaactatataAGCGTTGTTATAATTGGTGTGTATCTTTCTTTTGGAAAAAAGTTCGTGGAGAGGTGCTAATGATACTGTACCCTTACGGAATTTGGGTTGGTTCAGTATATGCCAAAAGGACATCTAGTAAGAATGGGCAATTGCTTTCTCCATCCAATATTTTTGAATCTGTaccaatgttttatttttttagtttttaattaagaATGTGATGTACGAACAAAATGTATTTGGATTTAGATTTTTGGGatatatgaatttaaatttttataacgaTTTTTCATATTTGGATTTTCAGAATACATTTATTTCCATTTTTGAAATActtttttagatttttgtttttcaatatatatttttggatcTTGTTTTCTGACAGTCAAAAAATCTATTTCAGAAtgtattttacaattttagaGACTTTTACATTGAGCCTGAGCTTCTGGTGATAGAGTATCGTCTTTCAAGCGCGATCTTTGTGTGGGTCATGAAATGACAGTGTGTCAGTCATTAGACATCATCTTAGATTATCGGAAAAGACTCTTGTTACCGAGATTTTAGAGATTCGAGAAATAACTTAATAGTAAAATTGTGGAACTTGTTTTTCTActaccaaaaaaataaattctacctAATAGTGTGTTTGGTTACAACAAGAGAAATGTAGAGCGAAGAAAGGAGAATTCAAAAACTGAAATATgcaattatgaaaaattaaaaaaaaatcattgtcatgtgaagaaagttgaattTTTTAACCTATAATGGATTAAACACATAAAACTAATCATTAcattgaataaattatttatttttattctaaaataacaaataattaaaatatataatgattaattttataataaaataaaatatttaaaataatgattaaaattaaataaattaaatattttattaatatatggttaatgttaaataaataaataatataaaaaataataaacaaataaaataattaaaaatgactATACCATTTTTCTCTTGACTTGGAAAATGGAAAATACTATACCAAAACGATGATGTTGTAGCCTATGAAATtcagacacttctcttaaatggcgtgtcggATACTCGTATGAGACACTGATactcgtatgacacttgtaggacacgtatccatgaagtgtcaaattcaaaagtatttgttggatttttaaaaattctagtacggtatcctacattttagaaatgATACGTATCTTCGTGTCTGTGTCTTATCAGTGTCAATGCTAcatataactttaaaaaaataaaaattatgtattgAGAGTAGGATATTTTATAATGtcgtttttaattttaacttgcaacgtagaatttttttttttttactttatagtaattatttacaaatttacattagaaataattttttattatttgataatTAAGTGGAAGTTTACTACGTTTTTTTGAACaatttttagttttcatttttaccagattttattgatttttacaaTAGAATAATATTTAGATCCAATTCTATATAGGTTTTTCCCCGtaagaatataaattttacACTGACAGTCCACTTAATAAA harbors:
- the LOC137822599 gene encoding polyadenylate-binding protein-interacting protein 7-like; its protein translation is MNLSKKGSQTDAKLLSPNKATTLNPNAAEFIPLALRSSSLSGTTISVDATAGLPAAGALGKAILDRSESSISNNSDDEVHQFWRCQLPDDITPDFKVMGEDESQGLDDLPLAGLSILEDSEASRFPSSKGSKYIINEQEEISQPHNNGNSFADKMGFSHSSYREDPSSTSFLNAMAKPWEGSIGSADQRISSGQEGFAYDDNTRHGYLNDVLAENAIMDDTDLNPLEFLASLFPGFAAESLAEAYFANGCDLHMTTEMLSQLELQVDGGFNQNLNSKTLSAPNLSAMEFPALTSPDGQAASVKYVVDNVQQSGNLYQSFDSDVMLFKSSSSIPSRGAVDFASAVRKLASQDSGGIWKYDKNGSGDAAIGSSRNSNVLGSGYNGVQARAHFGDRLQNRGSARAAPIWLETGDAVANMYSELREEARDHACLRNAYFEQARQAYLIGNKALAKELSAKGQLHNMHMKAAHGKAQESIYRQRNQVASEMQGNGRGHERIIDLHGLHASEAIHVLKHELSVLKSTAIAAEQRLQVYICVGTGHHTRGSRTPARLPIAVQRFLLEEGIDFTEPQPGLLRVVIY